ATACTGATGGCTGAGAAGCTGGAGCATTTTAGCTGTAGAGGCCAAACTTTACAGCTAAATCACCAGTTCCAGGGGGAGAGGCCTGTGAGcagccagtcacatgaccccctGACCTGCAACGGATGATATTTCTGTAATGTTTAGCCTTTACAGCCAAATACTTTGACCTTTCAGTCGCTAATAAACGTGCAAATGCACTCATTTGTCTACACATACAGCCCGATCttcacatttggggaatttttaaaaaacttttacAAGTGGGCGCACACTTTAATTATGAATACGTTTGCAAATTTGTGCGTACAATTCCAAATCTCCCAACACATTTGCAGATTGTGCCACACATTTACAAGTAATCTTGCTACAACAACAATCCTACAAAAAAAGGTGTGCCCTTCAACAGAATCGGCGTGTACTTTGTAaaataattgaagaaaacaagtgCAGCTGAAAGTGGTTGTGTGGTGGGTGCATGATGAGGGGGAGAACAAGCACGTGGACAGCAGGAAATCTAGTCTTGAAGCCAACTTATTTGAGGTGTTCTCCTTACCAGCAACATATTTTTTTAACCCAGATGTTTTGGAATTGACCGACCATCTTCCTAGATGAGCAGAACGGAATAGTGAGGGAATGCTTGTTTGGGGGAGCGGTGCAGGGCAAAGGCAGAGCTGGTGGCAGCAGAAGAGCACTGAGCCCAGACAGGTTGCTTTCTCTACACCTCAGGTCACCTCTCGAGTTTAACTCAGCATTTTGTGGCGGTCAAAGACAGTCTTGCGTTGCTCCTGGACCTGCTTCTTCCAGCGCTGCTGAGCGCCTTCGACCCGCTCCAGGACCGTGTTTCCTCTCGCCGGGTCGCCGCTCATTTGTGGTTGTATGTCCTGAGAGTAAGCAAACACAGACGCACGCATTGATTCAATACAATGATATTAATCCCAGTTTGAAATAAACACACGTATAAAACGGCACTTACTTCAGAGTCCTCCTCATTGTGCAGCGTTTGGGCGAGTGGGTCAGGCTTGCGAATCAGAGGGTCCACCAGAAGCAGGAAGAGCATGTAGAGCAGCAGCGCACCAACAACAGACAGGAAAATGATGATGGTCACCTGCAACGCACAGCACTTTAATCGGCTTCCATTTTTAAATTTGCCGTCCAAAATCGGCGCTAAAGTCAGCAGTACCCTGATAGTGTTGGTGCTTCTTTCCTCGTACTTGCACTCGCACAACAGGCAGTAAGCCTCCACGTCATTTCCTGGGACTGGCATGGGGTCCACAACATGGAGGCAGTTActgcaggggtggggggtaaaATAATAGTTGTGATGCAAATTCAGACAAGTGCCAGGAGGACGTCATAGTTAAAGACGTACACTATTACTTACCAGTCCTTCTGTGTGAAATTTCTGTTATAAATGTGGCCGCTGATGTTTCTGTAGGGTGGGCAGATGCATTTGCAGCGAACATCATCGAAGCTCTGCAGATTAAAGAGGCGTCATAGTGGAGTTGAACAATGCGGCTGTCAGCACCACACAAAGTTCACCCAAACCCTCTCTAAAATAACCAAAATACAATAATGACGTTTCACTTTTTATGTGTTTGACTGAAGCTCGTTTAGTCGATTGGTAAAGCAGAAACTTTTCCCAATGTCTCCATTTGCTCTTGAGTGGAAATCGATTGAATATTAGATTCCAGACAGAATTTATGACATGCGTTTTTAAGATATAAGGAAGACATTTAGCTCACAGTTGTATGAATATAACTTGTGAGGTCTATACACACCTTTGCCTGTGTCACACCAACATTATCCAGCAGAAACAGGGTCATTAAAGCGAATGCGGCCAACATCCACAGTCCCTCCCTGTCGGACGGCATTTTACCGCAGTCAAAACACCGACAAGACGATCCCCTGTAAAGTGCTCCAACGCGGGGCTAAACGGAGGCTTTGCAGTTAGCAAGACAGCCGTGAAACAAAAGACATGAAtatggaaacaacaaaaaaaaagagtggaaCTAAACAACGAAGGTTATGCGTATGACTGATCTGACTTTGGACTTCCGGGTTGTGATCGCGCGAGTTACAATCAAAACATGTGTCGACACTGCCACCTACCGGACATAAATACAACAACAGAAACTCAAAACGTaaacctttatttattgttcAAAATCTTGATCACACTGAAGATCCCAGTGTTACTAATATTATTAATGCAGCAATACTACAATTATACAAAAACTATTATATAGTATACCTGTAATGTAATgatatatatacttatatattCTAATAAAAATGTAGGTAATATTAGGCCTATAagttattttattgtaaatatacatgtgTACACATAGTGTTAtttgttccttttattttcaaactttATATCCATTTAATTCCCCATTGTAAAAGGGAAAATGACAGATTATTCCCAAACTCACAGGTCACAGGCCAAACATTTTTTTAGACCAAAAACATTACCTAATCTTGCGCCCATtggtctttttattttatttttttttttttaacttgaaatGGTTGAATCTTGTTGGTTTACATAGTTTAAACAAAGGTTGTGTCAGTGATTGAGGTTACGCAGAGGGAAGGCGCTCTCCCTTCACACTGACATCATAGCTCATTATAGAAATAACCTGTAGTCTCAATTGATCTTTCTGACCACCGACTTAAGTGGTTCCTGCTAAATTACTGAGGCATGGATTACTACAGCTTATTCAAAGTATGAGTTTCTTACTGTGAAGAGAGAGGTGAAAGCAAGATTACCGGGAAATCAGGTTATTGATTAGGTCAAAAAGATGGGGCTTACATTTCAGAATTCAGCTGGGATTTTGTTTGTTGCctcaaagatgaaaaaaacaTTCTGACACATCACAAACTTGAATACAACATTTCCACACCATAACATACATGcatacacgcgcgcacacacatgcacacacacgcacacacactatgTCCTGCTGTGAAATCAGCTGAAATGCTTTGTGGAGGGGTGTATTTCTCATCGGTTATATGGGTTTCTTTAGGACACTTGGCTGGATGCCAGTCTAGAGTGTATTTGACAACCCTACCTTGAAGTTTCTTCAGGTACAAAACATCTCATCAGGAATTAATGACATGTCTTACTTACTACGACGTCAAAGCCATATTTAAGCCCTCCATTTCTCTTGGGGCTTAATTTAGGTCCTTTTTATATCTCACTAATAAGACACCTATTCTCACCTATATGCTATAGTATATATTATAATTTATGATGCACATAACATATGTTTGTTCACATACATatactttaaatgtgtttgtattgGCAGTTTGTCACCGAAACATCAGCAACAGTATCAGAAACGATTACTTAAAGTAATGGTTACTCAGCAAATCATTCTTTTTATGCCGttttaatgcaaaaaaaaagagccctCTTCATTTTGGTGGGTCTATTACATCCTCTCAGGGCTGTCATTGTAAGCCACTTAGTTTTCTGTCCTTCACGACATGTGCCTGCCCTTTACACCCTCGGGCCAATTAAAGCATAAATGACATTGGTCAGAGCTCAGTGCCAGGTCTTATTATCTGTTCAGACCTCtcatgaagaagaaaagagtcaCTCAGACCgtcttaaataataaaaaaaaagattgacaTGAGTTCAGTGAAAGGGAAAATTGAAAGAAATCTGAAACACACGTACAGTATTTTGTCTGCTCGgtcaacaaaaacaataaaaaacagagagaaagattCATGGTTGAACTAGTAAATATCAGCTCcttgtttttcatgctgctTTCAGTTTATTGACCGGATTACATTATTCAAACAATTAATTTCCACAGCCTAAGAAAAATGCAGACTTTTTGCCCACTAGGAGATGCTATAAGGCCCAAGGCAAAGCAAACAGAAATTCACCATCCCCGCTGCTCTCAGGGATGCCAAAAGGAGATGTAGCGCAAACAACCTTGAATATGATTGAATAAGCAACAGgcaaaaaagtgtttttcatttttgtttg
This genomic window from Takifugu rubripes chromosome 3, fTakRub1.2, whole genome shotgun sequence contains:
- the tmem9 gene encoding proton-transporting V-type ATPase complex assembly regulator TMEM9 — translated: MPSDREGLWMLAAFALMTLFLLDNVGVTQAKSFDDVRCKCICPPYRNISGHIYNRNFTQKDCNCLHVVDPMPVPGNDVEAYCLLCECKYEERSTNTIRVTIIIFLSVVGALLLYMLFLLLVDPLIRKPDPLAQTLHNEEDSEDIQPQMSGDPARGNTVLERVEGAQQRWKKQVQEQRKTVFDRHKMLS